The Daucus carota subsp. sativus chromosome 2, DH1 v3.0, whole genome shotgun sequence genome includes a window with the following:
- the LOC108207915 gene encoding inorganic pyrophosphatase 1: protein MAGIVVIFDFDKTIIDIDSDNWVIDGLGVTDMFDQLLTTMPWNSAMDVIMKELHAQGKTIEDIAGVLKRVPIHPRVVPAIKAAHSLGCELRIVSDANLFYIETILKHLEISEYFTEINTNPGFVDEEGKLRILPYVDFHSSPHGCKNVCPPNMCKGLIIERIQASLEKNEKIIYLGDGAGDFCPMLKLNEGNYAMPRKDFPVWKLISEQPDLVKAKIHEWSDGEELERVLLGLIAESSQEDKTVIDSAPLFSADCKFQTIAMHSHEAMPQALSVPQ from the exons ATGGCCGGAATAGTGGTGATATTCGACTTCGATAAGACCATCATCGACATTGACAGTGACAACTGGGTCATCGATGGATTGGGTGTCACCGACATGTTCGACCAGCTTCTCACCACCATGCCTTGGAACTCTGCCATG GACGTTATCATGAAGGAGCTTCATGCGCAAGGAAAGACTATTGAAGACATTGCGGGGGTACTTAAACGGGTTCCAATTCATCCCCGTGTTGTTCCAGCTATTAAAGCAGCTCATTCCTTGGG GTGTGAGTTGAGGATAGTGAGCGATGCGAATTTGTTCTACATTGAGACGATTCTGAAGCATCTGGAAATTAGCGAATATTTCACGGAAATCAACACCAATCCGGGGTTTGTGGACGAGGAAGGGAAGCTAAGAATCTTGCCTTACGTCGATTTTCATAGTTCTCCGCATGGCTGCAAGAATGTCTGTCCTCCTAACATGTGCAAG GGTCTTATCATAGAAAGGATTCAAGCTTCTCTAGAGAAGAACGAGAAGATCATCTATCTGGGAGACGGTGCTGGTGATTTTTGCCCCATGCTGAAGCTAAACGAAGGAAATTACGCGATGCCAAGGAAAGATTTCCCGGTTTGGAAATTAATCTCCGAACAACCTGACCTTGTCAAGGCAAAAATACATGAATGGAGTGACGGGGAGGAACTGGAGCGAGTTTTGTTGGGACTGATTGCGGAAAGTTCACAAGAGGACAAGACTGTTATTGATTCGGCTCCGTTGTTTTCAGCTGATTGCAAGTTCCAGACAATTGCAATGCACAGTCATGAAGCTATGCCACAAGCTCTCTCGGTCCCTCAATAG
- the LOC108206510 gene encoding uncharacterized protein LOC108206510: MSLINHPPYDPYSYAAAPPPPEAYAFPDTSNNNINTLFISGLPDDVSVREIHNLFRHRPGFESCQLKYTGRRNQVVAFATFNDHRSAIAVMHTLNGVKFDPETGHVLHIELARSNSRRKKAGSGPYVVIDNRKNSKDDPQDNSSDDGDGESDLPTGPGNPESSDKDDREIQKSGETEPNIGASENEQTEKSVDGLQPCSTLFIANLGPTCTSDELKQVLSQYPGFNSLKVRDRGGMPVAFADFEELEQANVVMNALKDTTLPSSDRGGMHIEYARSKMRKPKEPKGKTT; encoded by the exons ATGTCACTGATAAATCACCCGCCGTACGACCCGTACAGTTACGCCGCCGCTCCTCCACCGCCGGAGGCCTACGCCTTTCCCGACACCAGcaacaataatataaacaccCTTTTTATTTCTGGTCTCCCTGATGACGTCAGTGTTCGTGAGATTCACAATCTCTTCCGTCACCGACCCGGCTTCGAATCTTGCCAGCTCAAATACACCGGTCGCCGTAATCAG GTGGTTGCTTTTGCTACTTTTAATGATCATCGCTCCGCAATAGCAGTTATGCATACACTCAAT GGTGTGAAGTTTGACCCTGAAACTGGACACGTTCTGCATATTGAACTAGCTAGATCAAATTCTAGGAGGAAAAAAGCAG GGAGTGGGCCATACGTTGTGATTGACAATAGGAAAAACTCAAAAGACGACCCCCAAGATAATTCAAGTGATGATG GAGATGGTGAATCTGACTTACCAACTGGACCTGGAAACCCTGAATCATCTGACAAGGATGATAGAGAGATCCAAAAGAG TGGCGAGACAGAGCCCAATATCGGTGCTTCAGAAAAT GAACAGACAGAGAAGAGTGTAGATGGTCTCCAACCTTGTTCAACTTTGTTCATAGCAAATTTAGGCCCGACTTGTACCAGCGACGAACTCAAGCAGGTTCTTTCACA GTATCCAGGATTCAACTCTCTGAAGGTGCGAGATAGAGGTGGAATGCCAGTTGCATTTGCTGACTTTGAG GAACTTGAACAAGCTAACGTGGTCATGAATGCACTCAAGGATACAACACTGCCTTCTTCAGATCGCGGTGGCATGCATATAGA GTATGCCAGATCTAAAATGAGGAAGCCTAAAGAGCCAAAAGGCAAGACAACATGA
- the LOC108207728 gene encoding PRA1 family protein F3 translates to MQNQGTIPVTSSGGTKEELKTGLAICRPWKEMARSFDFPSGFHSTFERIETNLNYFMMNYVIIVILVLFFSLINQPVSLMMFVALLFAFSSFLYFLRDKPLAVLHHSIHHNTVMFILSIVTVILLWFTGAVLSVISALLIAALIVEIHALFRKTEDLFLDEEAAEKAGLITSSPA, encoded by the coding sequence ATGCAGAATCAAGGCACCATTCCAGTGACATCATCAGGAGGCACAAAAGAGGAACTAAAAACAGGACTTGCCATTTGTCGTCCATGGAAAGAGATGGCGCGGTCATTCGACTTCCCCTCAGGATTTCACAGCACGTTTGAAAGGATCGAAACGAACCTCAATTACTTCATGATGAACTACGTGATCATAGTGATTCTAGTCCTGTTTTTCAGCTTGATAAACCAGCCGGTCTCACTCATGATGTTCGTGGCATTGTTGTTTGCATTTTCATCGTTCCTCTACTTTCTTCGCGACAAGCCACTTGCGGTGCTCCACCATTCGATTCATCATAACACGGTTATGTTCATTCTATCAATTGTTACAGTGATCTTGTTGTGGTTTACTGGCGCTGTTTTAAGTGTAATATCAGCGTTGCTGATTGCAGCATTGATCGTCGAAATTCACGCTTTGTTTAGAAAGACTGAAGACTTGTTTCTGGATGAAGAAGCGGCTGAGAAAGCTGGTCTCATCACTAGCTCCCCAGCGTGA
- the LOC108208047 gene encoding PRA1 family protein F2-like: MTNYGTIPTSSSPGGTNIEFISRAKTQIKAGLATRRPWKEMARSFDLPSGLINTTQRIKININYFLMNYAIIMLIILLLSLLYHPISLMVFFALMAVWLFLYFLRDEPLVIFHRLIDDRTVLIGLSIITFVLLLFTGAVGNIFLAVLFGAVVVAVHAALRRTDDLSLDEEAAETAGLMTTSTSS; encoded by the coding sequence ATGACGAATTACGGAACCATCCCGACTTCGTCATCGCCGGGAGGCACGAATATCGAATTCATCTCCCGCGCAAAAACTCAGATCAAAGCAGGACTCGCAACTCGTCGCCCATGGAAGGAGATGGCACGCTCATTCGACCTGCCCTCGGGACTCATCAACACAACTCAACGAATCAAAATCAACATTAACTACTTCTTAATGAACTATGCGATCATAATGCTGATAATTCTGCTTTTGAGCCTCTTGTACCACCCGATATCCCTCATGGTGTTCTTCGCATTGATGGCCGTTTGGTTGTTCCTCTACTTCCTCCGCGATGAGCCACTAGTGATCTTCCACCGCTTGATTGATGATCGTACTGTTCTCATCGGATTGTCTATTATCACTTTTGTTTTACTCTTGTTTACTGGCGCGGTTGGGAATATATTTTTAGCGGTGTTGTTTGGGGCGGTGGTGGTGGCAGTTCATGCGGCGTTGAGGAGGACTGATGACTTGTCTCTGGATGAAGAAGCCGCGGAGACAGCTGGTTTGATGACAACTTCAACCTCTTCGTAA